The following are from one region of the Tenacibaculum dicentrarchi genome:
- a CDS encoding SDR family oxidoreductase translates to MKKVVITGSNGLLGQSLVNLLLKETQKYQVIGFSKGKNRSGRTDFNYVPIDITNKNRLNKQLKKYQPDVIINTAAMTNVDACENSKEACDLLNIDVVDTLRNFSSANNTHLIHISTDFIFDGKKGFYKETDTPNPVNYYGISKLKAEQILTQSNIDYTILRTVLVYGKVFDMSRSNIVLWVKKSLEDKKEITIVNDQYRTPTYVEDLAFACKLSIDKKAVGIFNISSNTLLSIYEIAQQIAVVFQLDKSLIKPIKTSELKQTASRPVKTGFDLEKTNEILQFYPKSFKENLQKFKKKLS, encoded by the coding sequence ATGAAAAAAGTAGTTATTACAGGAAGTAATGGATTGTTAGGGCAAAGCTTAGTTAATTTATTATTAAAAGAAACCCAAAAATATCAAGTAATTGGTTTTTCAAAAGGAAAAAATAGAAGTGGTAGAACCGATTTTAACTATGTTCCTATTGATATTACAAATAAAAACCGTCTGAATAAGCAATTAAAAAAATATCAACCAGATGTTATTATAAATACCGCAGCAATGACAAATGTTGATGCTTGTGAGAACAGTAAAGAAGCCTGTGATCTTTTAAATATTGATGTAGTTGATACTTTAAGAAACTTTTCATCAGCTAATAATACACATTTAATTCACATATCTACCGATTTCATATTTGACGGTAAAAAAGGTTTTTATAAAGAAACTGATACGCCAAATCCTGTTAATTATTACGGAATATCAAAATTAAAAGCAGAGCAAATTTTAACCCAATCAAACATAGATTATACCATTCTTCGAACTGTTTTGGTCTATGGAAAAGTCTTTGATATGTCGCGAAGTAATATTGTGCTTTGGGTAAAAAAATCACTAGAAGATAAAAAAGAAATTACCATTGTTAATGATCAATACCGCACGCCAACTTACGTGGAGGATTTAGCATTTGCATGTAAATTATCTATTGATAAAAAAGCAGTAGGAATTTTTAATATTTCATCAAATACACTGTTGAGCATTTATGAAATAGCCCAGCAAATAGCAGTAGTTTTTCAGCTAGATAAAAGTCTAATTAAGCCTATAAAAACAAGCGAATTGAAGCAAACAGCAAGCAGACCAGTTAAAACAGGTTTTGATTTGGAAAAGACTAATGAAATATTGCAGTTTTATCCAAAATCATTTAAAGAAAATTTACAAAAATTTAAAAAGAAGTTATCCTAA
- a CDS encoding potassium channel family protein — translation MIKSLFKSKLYKAVLFSLLILLIGIGGYMWLFKYSFIDALYMTIITITTIGFGEVYPFGTGEKIFTIGLIVSSLFTFGYAVSLFSEYLISGQFFYQLKTKKVQKKIEKLQGHTIVCGYGRNGKQAISKLNSYNQKLVVVEKFENVIKELDEHEILNIEGDATTDEALLRAGILNAHNLITVLPSDADNLFVVLTASQLNKKCKIISRASEESSCSKLKIAGADNVIMPDKLGGAHMASLVVTPDVIEFVDRLTIEGDTTANLEEIKIDNLPKEYLNRTILDLDLRKKTGCTVIGYRTADKEYIINPEASLKLSAGANLIVLGRPEQIIKLRQLF, via the coding sequence ATGATAAAGAGCCTCTTTAAATCAAAATTATATAAGGCGGTTTTATTCTCGTTGCTTATTTTACTAATAGGGATAGGCGGGTATATGTGGCTATTTAAGTATTCTTTTATTGATGCCTTATACATGACTATAATTACCATTACCACTATTGGTTTTGGTGAAGTTTACCCGTTTGGAACTGGCGAAAAAATATTTACTATAGGTTTAATAGTATCAAGTTTATTTACCTTCGGATATGCCGTTTCATTATTTTCAGAATATTTAATAAGTGGGCAATTTTTTTATCAATTAAAAACAAAAAAAGTGCAAAAAAAAATTGAAAAGTTACAAGGACATACCATTGTTTGTGGCTACGGTAGAAATGGAAAACAAGCAATTTCAAAATTAAATAGTTACAATCAAAAATTGGTAGTAGTTGAAAAATTTGAAAATGTGATTAAAGAACTAGATGAACATGAAATATTAAATATTGAAGGCGATGCAACTACGGATGAAGCCTTGCTAAGAGCAGGAATTTTAAATGCTCATAATTTAATAACTGTTTTACCTTCGGATGCCGATAATTTATTCGTAGTATTAACCGCTAGTCAGTTAAATAAAAAATGTAAAATTATTAGTAGAGCTTCGGAAGAATCATCATGTAGTAAACTTAAAATTGCAGGAGCCGATAATGTTATTATGCCCGATAAATTAGGTGGTGCACACATGGCGTCATTAGTGGTAACTCCTGATGTTATTGAATTTGTAGATCGGTTAACCATAGAAGGCGATACTACAGCAAATTTAGAAGAAATAAAAATAGATAACTTACCTAAAGAATACCTAAATAGAACTATTTTAGATTTAGATTTACGAAAAAAAACAGGATGTACTGTTATTGGGTATCGCACTGCGGATAAAGAATACATTATAAATCCGGAAGCGTCATTAAAACTTTCGGCAGGCGCAAATTTAATTGTATTAGGACGTCCTGAGCAAATTATAAAATTAAGACAATTATTTTAA
- the uvrA gene encoding excinuclease ABC subunit UvrA produces the protein MKEQEYIEVYGARAHNLKNIDVKIPREKLVVITGLSGSGKSSLAFDTIYAEGQRRYIETFSAYARQFLGGLERPDVDKIDGLSPVIAIEQKTTNKSPRSTVGTITEIYDFLRLLFSRASDAYSYNTNEKMVSYSDEQIRKLILKDFNEKRIAILAPLIKSRKGHYRELFEQIAKQGFVKVRVDGEIKDIEKGMKLDRYKTHNIEVVIDRLVINEKSEKRLEETIKTALYTGDNILMVIDVDAVNTDDKPRYFSRELMCPSTGIAYPNPEPNSFSFNSPRGACTCCNGLGLTDEINIKKIIPDDNISIKNGGIIPLGNQKSSWIFKQLQTIADRHNFKLTDPINKIPVNALEIILHGGNEKFEISSKELGVTRNYEIDFEGIIAFIKNQYKNAESTTIKRWAKDFMDEVNCSVCQGKRLKKEALHFKFNNKNISELAQMDISELANWFKDIENNLSEKQLIIASEILKEIRTRIQFLLDVGLDYLTLNRTSKSLSGGEAQRIRLATQIGSQLVGVLYILDEPSIGLHQRDNEKLIQSLIKLRDIGNSVLVVEHDKDMIEQADFVLDIGAGAGIHGGKIVSQGTFEDLKLHNTLTADYLTGRKKITIPTERRKGNGNFIKLSGASGNNLKNITVKFPLGQMICVTGVSGSGKSTLINETLYPILNAHIYNGVKKPMPYKKIEGLKHIDKVIDIDQSPIGRTPRSNPATYTGVFGEIRSLFSKTPEAVIRGYKPGRFSFNVKGGRCETCKGGGVKVIEMNFLPDVNVTCETCQGKRFNRETLEIRYKGKSISDILNMTINDATDFFEAIPKIHRKLKTIKDVGLGYITLGQQSTTLSGGEAQRIKLASELSKRDTGNTFYILDEPTTGLHFEDIRVLMNVLNKLADKGNTVLIIEHNMDVIKLADHIIDIGMEGGKNGGEVLAIGSPEKVAKHKNSYTAKFLKKGL, from the coding sequence TTGAAAGAACAAGAATATATTGAAGTTTACGGAGCTAGAGCACATAACTTAAAAAACATTGATGTTAAAATCCCTCGTGAAAAGCTCGTAGTTATTACTGGGCTAAGTGGTAGTGGGAAATCATCACTTGCTTTTGATACTATTTATGCCGAAGGACAGCGCCGATATATTGAAACCTTTTCGGCATATGCTCGTCAGTTTTTAGGAGGATTAGAAAGACCTGATGTTGATAAAATTGATGGTTTATCGCCCGTTATTGCTATCGAACAAAAAACCACAAATAAAAGTCCACGTTCAACAGTAGGTACAATTACAGAAATTTACGATTTTTTACGTTTACTTTTTTCTCGTGCCTCGGATGCTTACTCATATAATACTAATGAGAAAATGGTCAGCTATTCTGATGAACAAATCAGAAAATTGATTTTAAAAGATTTTAACGAAAAACGTATTGCTATTCTTGCGCCTTTAATCAAAAGTAGAAAAGGACATTATCGAGAGCTTTTCGAACAAATAGCCAAACAAGGTTTTGTAAAAGTTCGAGTTGATGGTGAAATAAAAGATATTGAAAAAGGTATGAAGCTTGACCGCTACAAAACTCACAATATTGAAGTGGTTATCGATCGTTTAGTTATCAATGAAAAATCAGAAAAACGCTTAGAAGAAACCATAAAAACAGCCTTATATACAGGTGATAATATTTTAATGGTTATTGATGTTGATGCTGTTAATACTGATGATAAGCCACGTTATTTTAGTCGTGAATTAATGTGTCCTAGTACAGGAATTGCATATCCAAATCCCGAGCCAAATTCTTTTTCATTTAATTCACCAAGAGGTGCTTGTACTTGTTGTAACGGATTAGGACTTACAGATGAAATTAATATAAAAAAAATAATTCCTGATGATAATATCTCCATCAAAAATGGAGGAATTATACCTTTAGGAAATCAAAAAAGTAGTTGGATTTTTAAACAATTACAAACAATTGCCGACAGACACAATTTTAAACTTACCGACCCAATAAATAAAATTCCTGTAAATGCCTTGGAAATCATTTTACACGGAGGAAATGAAAAGTTTGAAATAAGTTCGAAAGAGCTTGGTGTAACTAGAAATTATGAAATTGATTTTGAAGGAATTATCGCCTTTATAAAAAATCAGTATAAAAATGCTGAAAGCACTACTATAAAACGCTGGGCAAAAGATTTTATGGATGAAGTTAATTGTTCTGTTTGCCAAGGAAAAAGATTAAAAAAAGAAGCGCTTCATTTTAAATTCAACAATAAAAATATTAGTGAGTTAGCTCAAATGGATATAAGTGAGTTAGCTAATTGGTTTAAAGATATTGAAAATAATTTATCCGAAAAACAATTAATAATTGCTAGTGAAATTTTAAAAGAAATACGCACAAGAATTCAATTTTTATTAGATGTTGGTTTAGATTATTTAACATTAAACAGAACATCAAAATCATTATCAGGTGGAGAAGCACAACGAATTCGATTAGCCACTCAAATTGGTTCGCAATTAGTTGGTGTTTTATATATTTTAGATGAACCAAGTATCGGTTTACATCAGCGTGATAACGAAAAATTGATTCAATCACTTATAAAACTTCGTGATATTGGAAATTCTGTTTTAGTGGTTGAACACGATAAAGATATGATTGAACAAGCCGATTTTGTTTTAGACATAGGTGCTGGAGCAGGAATACATGGTGGTAAAATTGTAAGCCAAGGAACTTTTGAAGATTTAAAATTACACAATACATTAACTGCTGATTATTTAACAGGAAGAAAAAAAATTACCATACCAACAGAACGCAGAAAAGGAAACGGGAATTTTATTAAACTTTCTGGAGCATCAGGAAATAACTTAAAAAATATTACTGTTAAATTTCCTTTAGGACAAATGATTTGTGTTACAGGAGTTTCAGGAAGTGGAAAATCCACGTTAATAAATGAAACTTTATACCCTATTTTAAATGCACATATTTACAATGGCGTAAAAAAACCTATGCCTTATAAAAAAATTGAAGGCTTAAAACATATTGATAAAGTTATAGATATTGACCAATCTCCAATTGGTAGGACTCCTCGCTCGAATCCAGCAACTTATACTGGAGTATTTGGAGAAATTAGAAGTTTATTTTCTAAAACTCCTGAAGCCGTTATTAGAGGTTATAAACCTGGTCGTTTTAGTTTTAATGTAAAAGGTGGACGCTGTGAAACCTGCAAAGGTGGTGGTGTTAAAGTTATTGAAATGAACTTTTTACCTGATGTTAACGTAACTTGTGAAACTTGTCAAGGAAAACGTTTTAATAGAGAAACCTTAGAAATTAGATATAAAGGGAAATCTATTTCAGATATATTAAATATGACCATTAATGATGCTACTGATTTCTTTGAAGCGATTCCTAAAATACACAGAAAATTAAAAACAATTAAAGATGTTGGATTAGGATATATAACACTAGGACAACAATCTACGACTCTTTCTGGAGGAGAAGCACAACGTATTAAATTAGCATCAGAACTATCTAAAAGAGACACAGGAAATACTTTTTATATTTTAGATGAACCTACTACAGGTTTACATTTTGAAGATATTCGTGTTTTAATGAACGTACTAAATAAACTTGCTGATAAAGGAAATACCGTGCTAATTATCGAACATAATATGGATGTTATTAAACTTGCTGACCACATTATTGATATTGGTATGGAAGGTGGTAAAAATGGTGGCGAAGTGTTAGCTATTGGTTCTCCTGAAAAAGTAGCCAAACATAAAAATAGTTATACTGCTAAATTTTTGAAGAAGGGATTGTAG
- a CDS encoding PspC family transcriptional regulator, producing the protein MKFIHSVRHFFEHHGFAVSSRFADKLGMRATNVRLFFIYISFVTIGLSFGLYLTLAFLLRLKDMIYTKRTSVFDL; encoded by the coding sequence ATGAAATTTATTCATTCGGTGCGTCATTTTTTTGAGCATCATGGTTTTGCGGTATCTTCTCGGTTTGCAGATAAATTAGGAATGCGTGCTACTAATGTGCGTTTATTTTTTATTTATATTTCATTCGTAACCATTGGTTTGTCGTTTGGCTTGTATTTAACCTTGGCGTTTTTATTACGCCTAAAAGATATGATTTATACTAAACGAACTTCTGTTTTTGATTTATGA